A region from the Benincasa hispida cultivar B227 chromosome 12, ASM972705v1, whole genome shotgun sequence genome encodes:
- the LOC120067876 gene encoding sodium/hydrogen exchanger 2-like, translating to MAPEMMVESDLSIVDFGMELVADHTSVVSLNLFVALLCGCIVIGHLLEENRWINESITALVIGLCTGIIILLTTRGKSSHLFLFNEELFFIYLLPPIIFNAGFQVKKKQFFRNIMTIVLFGAFGTLISFCIISLGALHFFQKMNIGSLDLGDYLAIGAIFSATDSVCTLQVLNQDETPLLYSLVFGEGVVNDATSVVLFNAIQNFDLSHMNSSIVLQFIGNFMYLFIASTVLGILVGLLSAYIIKKLYFGRHSTDREVALMILMAYFSYMLAELFYLSAILTVFFCGIVMSHYTWHNVTESSRVTTKHAFATLSFVAEIFIFLYVGMDALDIEKWRFVSHSPGKSIGVSSILLGLVLVGRAAFVFPLSSLSNLTKKSSHEKLNLEQQVTIWWAGLMRGAVSMALAYNQFTRSGHTHLPGNAIMITSTITVVLSSTVLFGMMTKPLIGILLPQPKYTMSMLSSEPSSPKSFIVPLLSNDQNTPSPLGLFLRIPSHTVHHYWRRFDDAFMRPVFGGRGFVPFVPGSPTEDPTQQWQTEEVEAIDESKTILIQTPR from the exons ATGGCGCCTGAAATGATGGTGGAATCGGACTTATCGATAGTGGATTTTGGAATGGAGTTGGTGGCGGATCATACTTCGGTAGTTTCTTTAAACTTATTCGTAGCCCTTCTTTGTGGTTGCATTGTTATTGGCCATTTGTTAGAGGAAAATCGATGGATCAACGAATCCATTACAGCCCTTGTCATT GGATTGTGTACCGGCATCATAATATTGCTAACAACTAGAGGGAAAAGCTCGcatttatttttgttcaatgAAGAGCTTTTCTTTATTTATCTCCTTCCGCCTATCATTTTCAATGCCGG GTTCCAAGTCAAGAAGAAGCAGTTTTTCCGCAACATCATGACCATAGTGCTTTTTGGTGCCTTTGGCACTCTCATATCGTTTTGTATTATATCATTAG GCGCTTTGCACTTCttccaaaaaatgaatattggTTCCCTTGATCTTGGAGATTATCTAG CTATTGGAGCAATTTTTTCTGCAACAGACTCTGTTTGCACCTTACAG GTTCTTAATCAGGACGAGACGCCTCTTCTGTATAGCCTGGTTTTTGGGGAGGGTGTTGTAAATGATGCCACATCGGTTGTGCTCTTCAATGCAATCCAAAACTTTGACCTTTCTCATATGAATTCAAGCATCGTTCTGCAATTCATTGGGAACTTTATGTATCTGTTCATTGCAAGCACTGTGCTGGGAATTTTA GTTGGCCTCCTTAGTGCATACATAATTAAGAAGCTCTACTTTGGAAG GCATTCTACTGATCGTGAAGTTGCTCTTATGATACTCATGGCGTATTTCTCATATATGCTAGCTGAA CTCTTCTATTTAAGTGCAATTCTCACTGTATTCTTTTGCGGCATTGTTATGTCTCACTATACATGGCATAACGTGACTGAAAGTTCAAGAGTCACTACAAA GCATGCTTTTGCCACCCTTTCTTTTGTCGCCGAGATCTTTATCTTTCTTTACGTTGGCATGGATGCTCTTGATATCGAGAAGTGGAGATTTGTTAGCCACAG tcctGGAAAATCAATTGGGGTGAGCTCaatactgttgggattggttcTGGTTGGAAGAGCAGCATTTGTTTTTCCTTTATCCTCCTTGTCCAATTTGACAAAGAAGTCCTCGCATGAGAAACTCAACTTGGAGCAACAA GTCACTATTTGGTGGGCTGGTCTCATGCGTGGTGCTGTGTCCATGGCACTTGCATATAATCAG TTCACCAGGTCAGGCCACACCCATTTACCAGGCAATGCAATTATGATCACCAGTACCATCACAGTTGTTCTTTCCAGTACAGTG ttaTTTGGAATGATGACAAAGCCCCTTATAGGAATTTTGCTCCCCCAACCAAAATACACAATGAGTATGCTGTCTTCCGAACCCTCTTCTCCAAAATCCTTCATAGTCCCACTCCTCAGcaatgaccaaaatacccctTCCCCTCTGGGCCTATTTCTAAGAATCCCATCCCATACAGTTCACCATTACTGGCGAAGATTTGACGACGCCTTCATGCGCCCTGTGTTCGGAGGACGGGGCTTTGTGCCCTTCGTCCCAGGCTCCCCAACGGAAGACCCAACACAACAATGGCAAACCGAGGAAGTGGAAGCCATTGATGAAAGTAAAACCATTCTCATACAGACTCCaagataa